One genomic window of Agarivorans sp. Alg241-V36 includes the following:
- the nhaR gene encoding transcriptional activator NhaR: protein MSHLNYNHLYYFWMTYKRGSVTAAAEALFLTPQTVTGQIKQLEQRLGGELFIRRGPKITPTELGQLVYKYADRMFSLSYEMLDIVNYSQQEKLLFEVGVADALSKRLASRILLSAVPPDGNIRLRCVESTHELLLSQLAEHKLDMILSDCGLDNAQQDGVLSKKLGESGIAFFANEPMSLLPFPACLEQRSLLLPGRRSSLGRKLWTWFDELGLKVSVLGEFDDAALMKAFGAYTDGIFVAPAIYTEEILANPNTRLLGVTHDLSEEYHVLFAERMIQHPSVKQLCNSDFSPLFSGEQQLQNVDAILNFSSK, encoded by the coding sequence ATGTCACACTTAAATTACAATCATCTTTACTACTTCTGGATGACCTATAAACGCGGCTCTGTTACCGCGGCGGCAGAAGCACTGTTTCTTACTCCACAAACCGTTACTGGACAAATCAAGCAGTTAGAACAGCGTTTAGGCGGCGAGTTGTTTATTCGCCGTGGTCCTAAGATTACCCCTACCGAATTGGGCCAATTGGTCTACAAATATGCAGACCGCATGTTTAGTCTTAGCTATGAGATGTTGGATATTGTTAACTACTCTCAGCAAGAAAAACTGCTGTTTGAAGTGGGCGTGGCCGATGCTTTATCTAAGCGCTTAGCCAGTCGAATTTTATTATCGGCTGTCCCGCCTGATGGCAATATCCGTTTGCGTTGTGTTGAGTCAACTCACGAGCTGTTGTTATCACAATTGGCCGAGCACAAGCTTGATATGATTTTGTCTGATTGCGGCTTAGACAACGCGCAGCAAGACGGCGTACTTAGCAAAAAATTGGGAGAAAGCGGAATTGCATTTTTTGCTAACGAGCCAATGTCTTTGCTGCCATTTCCTGCCTGTTTAGAACAGCGCAGTTTGTTACTTCCGGGACGGCGCAGTTCTTTGGGAAGAAAGCTTTGGACTTGGTTTGATGAATTGGGTTTAAAGGTCTCGGTATTGGGCGAGTTTGATGATGCAGCATTAATGAAGGCATTTGGCGCCTATACCGATGGTATTTTTGTTGCACCAGCTATTTATACCGAAGAGATCTTGGCTAACCCTAATACCCGTTTGCTCGGTGTTACTCATGACCTAAGCGAGGAGTATCACGTATTATTTGCTGAGCGTATGATTCAACACCCCTCGGTTAAACAGCTATGTAACAGCGACTTTTCTCCCTTGTTTTCGGGAGAGCAGCAGCTACAAAACGTTGATGCCATTCTAAACTTCAGCTCAAAATAA
- the nhaA gene encoding Na+/H+ antiporter NhaA, with protein MKSFLERFLRMEAAGGILLMLAAVVAMFMANSNLLSPAYFAFLDTPFQVRIAELDINKPLLLWINDGLMAIFFLVIGLEVKRELVEGALSSKERALLPVVAAVGGMVVPAAVYLLFNIGDGELAKGWAIPAATDIAFALGVMALLGKRVPASLKVFLLALAIADDLGVIVVIALFYTSEVAIMPLVWAVAATVGLWLLNRRGHSGLSAYMLLGLVLWVAVLKSGVHATLAGVIVGFMIPIKANSGGSPLKKLEHALHPASSFFIVPVFAFANAGVPLEGISLESFQSPLALGVILGLLVGKPLGIYTCSRLAIRAGWAKLPEGSNNMQLLATSMLCGIGFTMSIFISSLAFAGQTDLIGLSRLAILAGSVTAALIGYGLLHWSTREEAAKIAEQEQGKTNTLSTSSV; from the coding sequence ATGAAATCATTTCTTGAACGTTTCTTAAGAATGGAAGCTGCTGGCGGTATCTTACTTATGCTTGCCGCTGTGGTAGCCATGTTTATGGCAAACAGTAATTTGCTATCACCTGCCTATTTTGCTTTTCTCGATACGCCTTTCCAAGTTCGTATCGCGGAGCTAGATATAAATAAGCCCTTATTACTTTGGATTAACGATGGCTTAATGGCCATATTCTTCCTAGTCATTGGCTTGGAAGTTAAACGCGAGCTAGTAGAAGGCGCGTTATCTTCAAAAGAGCGTGCCCTATTACCGGTAGTGGCTGCTGTGGGTGGTATGGTTGTACCTGCCGCTGTTTACCTACTATTTAACATAGGTGATGGCGAGTTAGCTAAGGGTTGGGCTATTCCTGCGGCAACCGATATTGCTTTTGCTTTAGGTGTCATGGCCTTGTTAGGTAAGCGAGTACCAGCTAGTTTAAAAGTGTTCCTGCTAGCACTCGCGATTGCCGATGACCTAGGCGTTATTGTAGTTATCGCCTTGTTCTACACCAGTGAAGTAGCGATTATGCCGCTAGTTTGGGCAGTGGCTGCTACTGTAGGACTCTGGTTACTCAACCGTCGTGGGCATAGCGGGCTAAGCGCTTATATGCTGCTTGGTTTAGTGCTTTGGGTTGCGGTGCTTAAGTCTGGCGTTCATGCCACTTTAGCAGGTGTTATTGTCGGCTTTATGATTCCAATTAAAGCAAACTCTGGCGGTTCTCCGTTGAAGAAGTTAGAGCATGCTTTACATCCAGCATCGAGCTTTTTCATTGTTCCTGTATTCGCCTTTGCCAACGCTGGTGTTCCATTAGAAGGTATTAGCTTAGAGAGCTTCCAGAGTCCGTTAGCGCTTGGTGTAATTCTAGGTTTGTTAGTGGGTAAACCCCTGGGTATTTATACCTGTAGCCGTTTGGCTATTCGAGCGGGTTGGGCAAAACTGCCTGAGGGTTCCAATAATATGCAATTGTTGGCTACTTCAATGCTCTGTGGTATTGGTTTCACTATGTCTATTTTCATTTCGTCTTTAGCCTTTGCTGGGCAAACCGATTTGATAGGCTTGTCGCGATTAGCTATATTGGCGGGGTCGGTAACTGCAGCCCTAATTGGCTATGGTTTACTTCATTGGTCTACCCGTGAAGAAGCCGCTAAAATTGCCGAGCAAGAGCAAGGCAAAACCAATACATTGAGTACGTCTTCTGTGTAA
- a CDS encoding thymidylate synthase, producing MKQYLDLCQRIVDEGTWIENKRTGKRCLTVINADLEYDVANNEFPLVTTRKSYWKAAIAELLGYIRGLDNAADFKALGTPTWLANANENEAWLSNPARKGENDMGRVYGVQGRSWRKPEGGSVDQLKKIVDDLSNGIDDRGEILSFYNPGEFHLGCLRPCMHTHTFSLVGDTLYLTSSQRSCDVPLGQNFNQIQVYTFLALMAQITGHKPGKAYHKIVNAHIYEDQLELMRDVQLKREPFAAPKLHINPKIKSLEDLETWVTLDDFEVTDYQFHDPIAYPFSV from the coding sequence ATGAAACAGTATTTAGACCTATGCCAACGCATTGTTGATGAAGGCACTTGGATTGAAAACAAACGTACCGGTAAGCGTTGTTTAACGGTAATTAATGCTGATCTTGAATATGATGTTGCTAATAACGAATTCCCGCTAGTGACTACCCGTAAAAGCTATTGGAAAGCCGCAATTGCCGAGCTACTTGGTTATATTCGCGGTTTGGATAATGCTGCCGATTTTAAGGCACTTGGCACGCCTACTTGGTTGGCTAACGCTAACGAAAACGAAGCGTGGTTGAGCAACCCAGCCCGTAAAGGCGAAAATGACATGGGGCGGGTTTACGGTGTACAAGGCCGCTCTTGGCGCAAGCCAGAAGGCGGCTCGGTGGACCAGCTTAAGAAAATTGTTGATGACTTATCTAATGGCATTGATGATCGCGGTGAAATACTATCCTTTTATAACCCTGGTGAATTTCACTTAGGCTGTTTGCGCCCTTGTATGCACACGCATACCTTTTCTTTAGTGGGTGACACACTTTACCTTACGTCCTCCCAACGTTCTTGTGATGTGCCGCTTGGGCAGAATTTTAACCAAATTCAGGTCTACACTTTCTTGGCTTTGATGGCACAAATCACTGGTCATAAACCTGGTAAGGCTTATCACAAAATTGTTAATGCCCACATCTATGAAGATCAGCTGGAATTGATGAGAGACGTTCAGCTAAAGCGTGAACCGTTTGCTGCACCTAAGTTACATATCAATCCAAAGATTAAGTCTTTAGAAGACTTAGAAACGTGGGTAACACTGGATGACTTTGAAGTGACTGATTACCAGTTCCACGACCCTATCGCTTACCCATTTTCGGTGTAA
- the lgt gene encoding prolipoprotein diacylglyceryl transferase, producing the protein MVSTPLQFPEIDPIAISIGPLDVRWYGLMYLFGFLFAMWLGNRMADKPGSGWTRAEVSDLLFYGFVGVIIGGRIGYVLFYQFPQFLDDPLYLFKIWTGGMSFHGGLLGVITAMMWFAHRTKRHFFTVADFIAPLIPFGLATGRLGNFMNGELWGRATDMPWGMVFPSGGLVARHPSQLYEFALEGVLLLVILLVYVKRKPPMGAISGAFLLGYGSFRFIIEFFREPDSHLGLLSLGMSMGQILSLPMIIFGALFITWAYRRNTKESKA; encoded by the coding sequence ATCGTGTCTACACCTTTGCAATTTCCTGAGATTGATCCGATTGCGATTAGCATCGGTCCATTAGACGTACGCTGGTACGGTTTAATGTACTTATTTGGCTTTTTATTTGCGATGTGGTTAGGCAACCGTATGGCCGATAAGCCCGGTAGCGGTTGGACACGCGCCGAAGTTAGTGATTTGCTTTTCTATGGTTTCGTCGGTGTGATTATAGGCGGCCGTATTGGTTACGTGCTGTTCTATCAGTTTCCGCAGTTTTTAGATGATCCTTTATACCTATTCAAAATTTGGACTGGCGGCATGTCATTCCACGGTGGTTTGTTAGGTGTAATTACCGCCATGATGTGGTTTGCTCACCGCACTAAGCGTCACTTTTTCACGGTTGCTGACTTTATTGCGCCATTAATCCCCTTTGGCTTAGCCACAGGGCGACTCGGCAACTTTATGAATGGCGAACTATGGGGGCGTGCAACCGATATGCCTTGGGGAATGGTTTTCCCAAGTGGTGGCTTGGTAGCTAGGCACCCATCGCAGCTTTATGAGTTTGCCTTAGAAGGTGTATTGCTGCTGGTGATTTTATTGGTTTATGTCAAACGCAAGCCGCCAATGGGGGCTATCTCTGGTGCGTTCTTGCTGGGCTATGGTAGCTTCCGCTTCATTATTGAGTTTTTCCGAGAGCCCGACAGCCATTTAGGGTTGTTAAGTTTAGGTATGAGCATGGGACAAATTTTGTCGTTGCCTATGATTATATTTGGCGCCTTATTTATCACTTGGGCCTATCGTCGCAACACCAAAGAGAGTAAAGCATGA
- the ptsP gene encoding phosphoenolpyruvate--protein phosphotransferase, translating to MLGELRAIVEQVSNADTLDSALAILVEKIRLTMHTDCCSVYVMDSQQQNLVLRATHGLASEAVGKAIMPLGEGVVGQVAVREEPINLADARLNPHFKYLPETAEDGFFSFLGTPITHQRKVLGVLVVQQSETRSFDQSEESFLVTLAAHLAGVLANTDFQTVLQEPTKHKWTEAIKAGSSSSGIAIAKAWINRSTGALEQQVVEKAEDSEHQLQRFDVALEITRDEFHSLAIKLSEQLPKDVASIFDVYQHMLADASLAGDIRRKINEGYQVEGALRLVIEHYVQQFEEMNDPYLKERAVDVKDVGLRLLHALELGPSAEVIPSEPVIVVAEEVTATMFAKIPRKFLAGVISQRGAANSHAAILARAMGIPALMGLSFNVNKLRGCELILDGYSGELFVEPDKIVRDEYIALLAQESELNSLVQQDLDKPAVSIDGENVEMLINAGLSADSDIAINAGADGVGLYRTEVPFLMQDRFPSEDEQFVRYRDILNSYRGKDVCMRTLDVGGDKQLPYFPIVEENPFLGWRGIRLTLDHPEIFLVQARAMYRSAIECGNLSIMLPMISCLNEVDEASRLLEQAWAEVVDELDLREPPERPKHGVMLEVPSVLFLLPELAQRVDFWSVGSNDLTQYLLAVDRNNTRVAELFDTFHPAVVRALKQIIEQANLHNTPVSFCGELAGEPVGALLVLALGYRRLSMSSFNLAKIKYIIRHVNLNDLSALREQILQSQSGSAIYSLLYEYLKKQNLSQLVRVSKH from the coding sequence GTGTTAGGAGAGTTACGCGCCATTGTTGAACAGGTAAGCAATGCCGATACTCTCGACAGTGCTTTAGCTATCTTAGTTGAAAAGATTCGCCTCACTATGCATACCGATTGTTGCTCGGTATACGTTATGGACTCGCAGCAGCAAAATCTAGTGCTGCGAGCAACTCATGGTCTTGCCAGCGAAGCTGTTGGCAAAGCTATTATGCCCTTAGGTGAAGGGGTGGTGGGTCAAGTTGCCGTTCGTGAAGAGCCGATTAACCTAGCCGACGCTCGCTTAAACCCGCATTTTAAATATCTTCCAGAAACCGCCGAAGACGGTTTCTTTTCATTTCTTGGTACCCCAATAACCCATCAGCGAAAAGTATTGGGTGTATTGGTTGTTCAGCAATCAGAAACCCGCAGTTTTGACCAAAGTGAAGAATCGTTTTTAGTCACTTTGGCTGCGCATTTAGCTGGGGTATTAGCCAATACCGATTTTCAAACGGTGTTACAAGAACCTACCAAACATAAGTGGACTGAAGCCATTAAGGCCGGTTCTAGCTCCAGTGGGATTGCCATTGCTAAGGCCTGGATAAATCGCTCTACCGGAGCCTTAGAACAGCAAGTCGTAGAGAAAGCTGAGGACAGCGAGCATCAATTACAACGCTTTGATGTTGCCTTAGAGATTACTCGAGACGAATTTCATAGTTTAGCGATTAAGCTGTCTGAGCAGTTGCCCAAAGATGTCGCCTCCATTTTCGATGTTTATCAACACATGTTGGCTGATGCCAGTTTAGCTGGAGATATTCGCCGCAAAATTAATGAGGGTTATCAGGTCGAAGGCGCGCTGCGTTTAGTGATAGAACACTATGTGCAACAGTTTGAAGAAATGAACGACCCCTACTTAAAAGAGCGGGCGGTGGATGTAAAAGATGTTGGTTTACGTTTATTGCATGCGCTGGAGTTAGGGCCTAGTGCGGAAGTCATTCCTAGTGAGCCGGTGATAGTGGTTGCGGAAGAAGTGACGGCCACTATGTTTGCTAAAATCCCGCGTAAGTTTCTGGCCGGGGTTATTTCTCAGCGAGGCGCGGCAAATTCGCACGCAGCTATTTTAGCGCGCGCCATGGGCATTCCTGCCTTAATGGGTTTAAGTTTTAATGTTAATAAGTTGCGCGGCTGCGAGCTTATTTTAGATGGCTATTCCGGTGAGCTATTTGTTGAGCCAGACAAAATTGTTCGTGATGAGTACATTGCATTATTAGCCCAAGAGAGTGAGCTAAATAGTTTAGTTCAGCAAGATTTAGATAAACCTGCCGTAAGTATCGACGGTGAAAACGTTGAAATGTTGATTAATGCTGGCCTTAGTGCCGATAGCGACATTGCGATAAATGCGGGTGCCGATGGCGTGGGTTTGTATCGTACCGAAGTACCATTTTTGATGCAGGATCGCTTTCCCTCTGAAGACGAACAGTTTGTCCGTTATCGCGATATTCTAAATAGCTATCGTGGGAAAGATGTTTGTATGCGCACCCTTGATGTTGGCGGCGATAAGCAGCTTCCGTATTTCCCTATTGTGGAAGAAAACCCATTTTTAGGTTGGCGTGGCATTCGCTTAACCCTTGATCATCCAGAGATATTTTTGGTGCAGGCAAGGGCGATGTATCGCTCCGCCATCGAATGCGGAAATTTGAGCATTATGTTGCCGATGATAAGTTGCCTTAATGAGGTAGACGAAGCCTCGCGTTTGCTAGAGCAAGCCTGGGCTGAAGTGGTTGATGAACTAGATTTGCGCGAGCCACCAGAGCGGCCAAAGCATGGTGTGATGTTAGAAGTGCCTTCGGTATTGTTTTTGTTGCCAGAGTTAGCCCAGCGGGTCGACTTTTGGTCGGTAGGCAGCAACGATTTAACCCAGTACTTATTAGCAGTAGATAGAAACAATACCCGCGTTGCAGAGCTGTTTGATACTTTCCATCCGGCTGTGGTTCGCGCATTAAAGCAAATTATTGAGCAAGCTAACTTACATAATACTCCGGTAAGCTTTTGTGGTGAGCTAGCGGGTGAGCCCGTTGGCGCGTTGCTGGTTTTGGCATTAGGATACCGCCGCTTAAGTATGTCGAGTTTTAACTTAGCCAAAATTAAGTACATAATTCGCCATGTAAACCTTAATGACTTAAGTGCTTTGCGAGAGCAAATCCTGCAAAGCCAAAGTGGTTCGGCTATCTACAGTTTATTGTATGAGTACCTGAAGAAGCAGAACTTGTCGCAATTGGTACGTGTTAGTAAACATTAA
- the rppH gene encoding RNA pyrophosphohydrolase: MIDGDGYRPNVGIVICNQRGQVLWARRYGQHSWQFPQGGVDEGESAEQAMYRELHEEVGLLPQDVKIVATTRHWLRYKLPKRLIRWDSPPVCIGQKQKWFLLRLVGKESNIKFDRCGHPEFDDWRWVSYWYPVRQVVSFKREVYRRALKEFVTAAMPFNRSEKHQGKDKRRRYKKRKGA; the protein is encoded by the coding sequence GTGATTGATGGGGATGGTTATCGTCCCAACGTAGGCATCGTTATTTGTAATCAGCGTGGCCAAGTTTTATGGGCACGTAGATATGGTCAACATTCATGGCAGTTCCCTCAGGGAGGCGTGGACGAGGGAGAGTCTGCTGAACAAGCGATGTATCGTGAGTTACATGAAGAAGTCGGCTTGTTGCCGCAAGATGTAAAGATTGTAGCAACAACCAGACATTGGCTGCGTTATAAATTACCAAAGCGCTTAATTCGTTGGGATAGTCCGCCGGTTTGTATCGGACAAAAGCAAAAATGGTTTTTGCTCCGCTTAGTGGGCAAAGAATCTAATATAAAATTTGATCGCTGTGGCCACCCAGAGTTTGATGATTGGCGTTGGGTGAGTTATTGGTATCCCGTAAGGCAGGTAGTGTCTTTTAAGCGGGAGGTTTATCGCCGAGCATTAAAAGAGTTTGTAACTGCAGCCATGCCGTTTAACCGCTCGGAGAAACACCAAGGCAAAGATAAACGCCGGCGTTATAAAAAGCGAAAAGGAGCTTAG
- the mutH gene encoding DNA mismatch repair endonuclease MutH yields MTAKPQSETELFKRAQSLAGLSLGELAHREGFAIPKDLKREKGWSGQLLEWCLGASAGSKPIQDFPELGIELKTIPIDAAGKPLESTYVCITPLCNVTGSTWQNSNVYNKLSRVLWIPILAERHIPLDQRVVANPILWSPNAQQEQLLRSDWEEIMEMIAFGQIEQITARHGQVLQLRPKAANNKARTNAIGPNGQLIQTLPRGYYLRTKFTAALLQDYFQL; encoded by the coding sequence ATGACCGCTAAACCACAAAGTGAAACAGAACTCTTCAAACGCGCTCAGTCTTTAGCGGGATTAAGCTTGGGCGAACTCGCTCATCGCGAAGGTTTTGCTATTCCGAAAGATTTAAAAAGAGAAAAAGGCTGGAGTGGGCAATTGCTCGAATGGTGCTTAGGTGCCAGTGCCGGTAGCAAGCCCATTCAAGATTTTCCAGAACTGGGCATAGAACTCAAAACCATCCCTATTGATGCTGCGGGCAAACCACTAGAAAGTACTTATGTATGTATTACTCCACTATGCAACGTAACCGGCTCAACCTGGCAAAACAGCAATGTGTATAACAAGCTATCACGGGTATTGTGGATCCCAATTTTGGCGGAGCGGCATATACCTTTAGATCAGCGCGTTGTGGCTAATCCCATTCTTTGGAGCCCAAATGCCCAACAAGAACAACTGCTCCGATCAGACTGGGAAGAAATAATGGAAATGATTGCATTCGGCCAGATTGAGCAAATTACCGCGCGCCACGGCCAAGTACTGCAGTTACGCCCTAAAGCCGCTAATAACAAGGCTCGCACTAATGCGATTGGTCCAAATGGCCAGCTTATTCAAACCCTTCCTCGCGGATATTACCTACGAACAAAGTTCACCGCCGCTCTGCTTCAAGACTACTTTCAACTGTAA
- a CDS encoding isoamylase early set domain-containing protein, translating to MPLKKQYLKSKPEVKVTFEVEKEATQEAEQIFLLAEFNEWQPIELTKLKNGKFKVVVNVPTDQQSSYQFKYKLCLSDGAEAYDNDWAADSYQPNGVDGDNSVLEVA from the coding sequence ATGCCGTTGAAGAAGCAATACCTAAAATCGAAGCCAGAAGTAAAAGTAACGTTTGAAGTTGAGAAAGAAGCCACTCAAGAAGCGGAGCAAATTTTCTTGCTAGCTGAGTTTAACGAATGGCAACCTATTGAGCTTACTAAACTAAAAAACGGTAAGTTCAAAGTGGTGGTAAACGTGCCAACAGATCAACAAAGCAGCTACCAGTTTAAATACAAACTTTGCTTGAGCGACGGTGCAGAAGCCTATGACAATGACTGGGCAGCAGACAGCTACCAGCCAAATGGCGTGGATGGTGACAACTCTGTACTTGAAGTGGCCTAA
- the rplS gene encoding 50S ribosomal protein L19, with product MSNIIKQLEEEQLKQDVPAFAPGDTVVVQVKVKEGNRERLQAFEGVVIAKRNRGLHSAFTVRKISSGEGVERAFQTHSPLVESITVKRRGDVRRSKLYYLRELSGKKARIKEKLAK from the coding sequence ATGAGCAATATCATTAAACAGCTCGAAGAAGAGCAATTGAAGCAAGACGTACCTGCGTTCGCACCTGGTGACACAGTTGTAGTTCAGGTAAAAGTAAAAGAAGGTAACCGTGAGCGTCTACAGGCGTTTGAAGGTGTAGTAATTGCTAAGCGTAACCGTGGTTTACACTCTGCATTTACTGTACGTAAAATTTCAAGCGGTGAAGGCGTTGAGCGTGCATTCCAAACTCATAGCCCGCTAGTTGAGAGTATTACTGTTAAGCGTCGTGGTGACGTTCGTCGCTCTAAGCTTTACTACTTGCGTGAACTTTCTGGTAAGAAAGCGCGTATTAAAGAAAAATTGGCTAAGTAA
- the trmD gene encoding tRNA (guanosine(37)-N1)-methyltransferase TrmD: MAEQTPQLWVGIVSLFPEMFSAISEYGVTGRAVKRGLIKIECWNPRDFTHDKHRTVDDRPYGGGPGMLMMVQPLRDAIHAAKQAAGDGVKVIYMSPQGRTLKQDGVIELAQQQKLIIVAGRYEGIDERLIQAEVDEEWSIGDYVLSGGELPAMNMIDAVSRLIPGVLGDKASAEQDSFSDGLLDCPHYTRPEVLDGQTVPEVLLSGNHKKIEEWRYKQALGRTYLRRPELLENLALTDKQEKILAEFIQEQTPLDSK, translated from the coding sequence ATGGCTGAGCAAACACCACAATTGTGGGTGGGAATAGTAAGTCTATTCCCGGAGATGTTTTCTGCCATAAGCGAGTACGGTGTAACGGGGCGTGCGGTAAAACGTGGCCTTATTAAGATTGAGTGTTGGAATCCTCGTGATTTTACTCATGACAAACATCGTACAGTGGACGACCGACCTTACGGCGGTGGACCTGGCATGTTAATGATGGTGCAACCTTTACGGGATGCTATTCATGCTGCTAAACAGGCTGCTGGTGATGGGGTAAAGGTGATTTATATGTCACCGCAAGGGCGTACCTTGAAGCAAGATGGAGTAATAGAGTTAGCTCAACAGCAAAAGCTGATTATAGTTGCTGGTCGCTATGAAGGCATTGACGAACGCTTGATTCAAGCGGAAGTTGATGAAGAATGGTCGATTGGTGATTATGTGTTAAGTGGTGGTGAGCTGCCAGCAATGAATATGATAGACGCCGTCTCGCGGTTAATTCCGGGAGTACTGGGGGATAAAGCTTCAGCTGAGCAGGATTCATTCTCTGATGGATTGTTGGATTGTCCACACTATACTCGTCCAGAAGTTTTGGATGGGCAAACAGTACCCGAGGTACTGTTAAGTGGTAACCATAAAAAAATTGAAGAATGGCGCTACAAACAAGCACTTGGGCGAACCTACTTGAGGCGACCGGAGTTATTGGAGAATCTAGCTCTGACTGACAAGCAAGAGAAGATTCTTGCTGAGTTTATCCAAGAGCAAACGCCCTTGGATAGTAAATAA
- the rimM gene encoding ribosome maturation factor RimM (Essential for efficient processing of 16S rRNA) has product MSNKEQPIVLGRLGAVYGIKGWLKVNSFTEDAEAVFNYQPWLIGRSGEYTSIEVTEWRRHSKSFIVKLAGYDVREQAQSLTGMDIAALPEVLPELAEDEYYWRDLMGMQVVNRSGYNFGHVTDLMETGSNDVLVVKANLKDAFGKKERLIPFIESQIIDNVDRESQTITVDWDPSF; this is encoded by the coding sequence ATGAGCAATAAAGAACAGCCCATCGTGCTGGGTCGCCTCGGTGCCGTTTACGGTATTAAAGGATGGCTAAAAGTTAACTCGTTCACTGAAGATGCAGAAGCTGTATTTAACTATCAGCCTTGGTTGATAGGTCGTTCTGGCGAATATACTTCAATTGAAGTGACAGAATGGCGGCGACACAGCAAATCTTTCATCGTTAAGCTTGCGGGCTATGATGTAAGAGAACAAGCACAGAGTTTAACCGGAATGGATATTGCGGCTTTGCCGGAAGTTCTGCCGGAGCTAGCTGAAGATGAATATTACTGGCGTGACCTTATGGGCATGCAAGTGGTTAATCGCAGTGGGTATAACTTCGGACATGTGACCGATTTAATGGAAACAGGTTCTAATGATGTCTTGGTTGTGAAAGCCAATTTAAAAGATGCCTTTGGCAAAAAGGAACGGTTAATCCCGTTCATAGAGTCTCAGATAATTGATAACGTCGATCGCGAGTCTCAAACTATTACTGTTGATTGGGACCCTAGTTTCTAG
- the rpsP gene encoding 30S ribosomal protein S16 has product MVTIRLQRGGAKKRPFYQVVVTDSRNSRDGRFIEKLGFFNPIAKGQEERIRLEQDRIDHWVGQGAAVSNRVAKLIKDSKAA; this is encoded by the coding sequence ATGGTTACCATTCGTTTGCAACGTGGCGGCGCTAAGAAGCGTCCATTCTATCAAGTAGTTGTTACTGATAGCCGTAATTCACGTGACGGTCGCTTCATTGAAAAATTAGGTTTTTTCAATCCGATCGCAAAAGGTCAAGAAGAGCGTATTCGCTTGGAACAAGACCGCATTGATCACTGGGTTGGCCAAGGCGCTGCGGTTTCTAACCGTGTAGCTAAGCTAATCAAAGATTCAAAAGCAGCTTAA
- the yjjG gene encoding pyrimidine 5'-nucleotidase, with protein sequence MKYQWILFDADETLFHFDAFAGLQLMFSRYGVKFEQQDYQHYQTRNLPLWEAYQAGQVNAEQLQQQRFEYWANQLEQHPQQLNDAFLEAMAEICSLLPGAKDLLDALKSKVKMGIITNGFTALQKIRLERTGLSGYFSPLVISEQVGVAKPHKDIFEHAFAQMQQPEKHRVLMVGDNPHSDIQGGINAGIRTCWLNRHGEERPEGIEPHYEVSSLKQLQTLLEAA encoded by the coding sequence ATGAAGTACCAATGGATATTGTTTGATGCCGATGAGACCTTGTTTCATTTTGACGCCTTTGCTGGCCTACAACTAATGTTCTCTCGCTATGGCGTTAAATTTGAGCAACAAGACTATCAACATTATCAAACCCGCAACCTGCCCCTGTGGGAAGCCTATCAAGCTGGCCAGGTGAATGCAGAGCAGCTTCAACAGCAACGTTTTGAGTATTGGGCTAATCAGCTTGAACAACACCCACAACAGCTCAATGACGCCTTCCTAGAGGCTATGGCAGAGATATGCAGCCTATTACCTGGCGCTAAAGACCTGCTCGATGCACTTAAAAGCAAAGTGAAAATGGGCATTATTACCAACGGTTTTACCGCACTGCAAAAGATTCGTTTAGAGCGTACCGGTTTGAGCGGCTATTTCTCGCCCTTGGTTATCTCTGAGCAAGTGGGCGTTGCAAAACCACATAAAGATATATTTGAGCATGCCTTTGCCCAAATGCAGCAACCGGAGAAACATCGGGTATTAATGGTGGGAGATAATCCACACTCGGATATACAGGGTGGTATTAATGCGGGGATTAGAACCTGCTGGTTAAACCGCCACGGAGAGGAACGGCCAGAGGGTATAGAACCTCACTATGAGGTGAGCTCGCTTAAACAGCTACAAACTCTGTTAGAAGCCGCTTAG